In the Bacteroidota bacterium genome, AAGTTAGCAGCCTTTTATTGATTGCCTGCGCACTCATTTTTACTTCTTGTAATACTTACAACCGTTTACTTAAAAGCTCTGATTTTGAGTTAAAATATAGTAAGGCAGTAGAATATTATTCTAAAAAAAATTATGTTAAAGCCTTGCCATTACTGGAGGAGTTGATGACAGTTTACCGAGGTACAGCAAAAGCCGAACAGGTTTCATATTATTATGCTTACAGTAATTTTGGATTAGGCGATTACTTATTAGCAAGCTATCATTTAAAGAACTTTGTAAGAACATTTCCTAAAAGTGAATTCGCTGAAGAAGCAATGTTTACCAGTGCTTATTGCTATTTTTTAGATTCACCTAGTTACAGTTTAGATCAGGAAAATACAGTTAAAGCGATTAACGAATTTCAGTTATTTATAAATTTATACCCTTCGAGTGAACGAATTAAAGATTGCAACGAATACATTGATAAATTAAGAAGCAAACTGGAGCGTAAATATTATGAAATAGCTTTGTTGTATTATAACATTGAAGATTATAAAGCATCCATGCAAGCTTTCAAAAATTTATTGAAGGATTTTCCTGATAATCCTTACCGAGAAGAAGCTAATTTTATGATTTTAAAGTCAAACTATTTATTGGCTAAAAATAGTGTTATCGAAAAGCGAAGTGAACGTTATAAATCCACCATCGAAAACTATTATAAATTTATAGATAAATACAGTAACAGTAAATATTTGTCTGAAGCTGAATCGATTTTTGAATCATCACAGAAGCAATTAAATAAAGAGAAACAAGAGAAATCATAATTTAAATAAACAGAGCATGAGTTACAAAAAAACAGCTGCCGAATCATCTACTATCACTAGAGATTTAAGAGATTTAGACGCAACAACAGGTAATATTTATGAAACACTAGCTATCATTTCTAAACGTGCCAATCAAATCAGCACTGAAATGAAGGAAGAGTTAAATAACAAATTAAGCGAGTTTGCAACTTCTAGCGATAATTTAGAAGAAGTGTTCGAAAACCGCGAACAAATTGAAGTTTCTAAACATTATGAAAAACTTCCAAAACCGGTATTGATTGCTATTCAAGAATTTGCAGAAGGAAAAATTTATTCGCGAAACCCTGCAAAAGAAACTAACTAATTTCTTAATTGAAAATGTTTTCCGGCTGTTGTGCTACTGTATATAACAGTATACTAACAGCCGGATTTTATTTGGTGAAATGCTAAAAAATAAAAAAATACTTCTTGCCATTACCGGCAGTATTGCGGCTTATAAAACAGCCGTTTTAGTTCGTTTACTTGTAAAGGAAGGGGCCCAGGTAAAAGTATTGATGACAACCAATGCCAAGGAGTTTATTAGTCCACTCACTTTATCCACTTTATCAAAGCATCCGGTGCTTTCTGAATTTACAAACAGTAAGGATGGTCAGTGGAACAATCATGTTGATTTAGCGCTATGGGCCGATTTATTGGTAATTGCTCCAGCATCAGCCAATACACTTGCTAAAATGGCTCTGGGTGTTTGTGATAACTTAGTATTAGCCACCTACTTATCGGCGAAATGTAAAGTAATGCTTGCACCGGCCATGGACCTCGATATGTATCAACATCCCAGCACTAAAAAAAATTTAGAGGCATTAAAAAGTTACGGTAACCTGGTATTATCAGCAGGATTTGGTGAATTGGCTAGTGGGTTAACAGGAGAAGGAAGAATGGCCGAACCTGAAGAAATTGTTGCGGAAATAAAAAAGTTCTTTACTACTAATTTGCCGTTAGCCGGAAAAAAAGTACTAATTACTGCAGGTCCAACCTATGAAGCAATTGATGCAGTGCGTTTTATTGGAAATCATAGCAGTGGGAAAATGGGAATGGCTTTGGCCGAGCAAATGGCTGCAATGGGCGCACAAGTGCATTTGGTAATGGGCCCAAGTAGCTTAAAATCTAACAATTTAGGTATTACCAGAATAGATGT is a window encoding:
- the bamD gene encoding outer membrane protein assembly factor BamD, with translation MFKKVSSLLLIACALIFTSCNTYNRLLKSSDFELKYSKAVEYYSKKNYVKALPLLEELMTVYRGTAKAEQVSYYYAYSNFGLGDYLLASYHLKNFVRTFPKSEFAEEAMFTSAYCYFLDSPSYSLDQENTVKAINEFQLFINLYPSSERIKDCNEYIDKLRSKLERKYYEIALLYYNIEDYKASMQAFKNLLKDFPDNPYREEANFMILKSNYLLAKNSVIEKRSERYKSTIENYYKFIDKYSNSKYLSEAESIFESSQKQLNKEKQEKS
- the coaBC gene encoding bifunctional phosphopantothenoylcysteine decarboxylase/phosphopantothenate--cysteine ligase CoaBC; the encoded protein is MLKNKKILLAITGSIAAYKTAVLVRLLVKEGAQVKVLMTTNAKEFISPLTLSTLSKHPVLSEFTNSKDGQWNNHVDLALWADLLVIAPASANTLAKMALGVCDNLVLATYLSAKCKVMLAPAMDLDMYQHPSTKKNLEALKSYGNLVLSAGFGELASGLTGEGRMAEPEEIVAEIKKFFTTNLPLAGKKVLITAGPTYEAIDAVRFIGNHSSGKMGMALAEQMAAMGAQVHLVMGPSSLKSNNLGITRIDVVSADDMWQACRNLFKSCDIAVLSAAVADFKPSKTATNKIKKSSGFSTIELEYTTDILASLGKLKKKQQILVGFALETDNEIEHAKAKIKNKNLDFIVLNSLNDKGAGFKSDTNKITLIDKHNKITKFELKSKQEVAIDIVQKVIEIVR
- a CDS encoding DNA-directed RNA polymerase subunit omega; this encodes MSYKKTAAESSTITRDLRDLDATTGNIYETLAIISKRANQISTEMKEELNNKLSEFATSSDNLEEVFENREQIEVSKHYEKLPKPVLIAIQEFAEGKIYSRNPAKETN